The proteins below are encoded in one region of Rhododendron vialii isolate Sample 1 chromosome 7a, ASM3025357v1:
- the LOC131333121 gene encoding acetylajmalan esterase-like isoform X1 has translation MAFSHLASSLVLLTLTSSSLLFLQPHPSNANSLIDCHFNSIYNFGDSLSDTGNLIREKPIGPTTAYAKLPYGETFFKHATGRCSNGRLMIDFIAQASGLPFLNPYLEKDADFKHGVNFAVAGAAALTTEDLAKLNVIDLLTNSSLEVQLDWMSKHCIIERDCAEKQNTSLFLLGEIGGNDYNFAFLEGQTIQDAQNLVPEVVAAIISGVRRVIVSYGAVKVVVPGIFPNGCFPLYLTLFQTNDSSAYDKHRCLKDINAFAYYHNEKLQEAIQELKKEYPDVVIVYGDYYRAFLWLFDHAVELGFDGETTQKACCGIGGDYNFTLTNMCSSEVPVCPDPKRFISWDGIHLTEAAYKRMAEWLIDDVVPKLQCCN, from the exons ATGGCCTTCTCCCACCTTGCTTCTTCCCTAGTTCTTCTCACACTCACCTCCTCtagtcttctttttcttcaaccCCATCCGAGTAATGCCAACTCACTCATTGATTGTCACTTCAATAGCATTTACAATTTTGGCGACTCACTTTCAGATACAGGTAATCTAATTCGGGAAAAGCCAATCGGTCCTACTACTGCTTATGCTAAGCTTCCCTACGGTGAAACTTTTTTCAAGCACGCGACGGGTCGCTGCTCGAACGGTCGGCTCATGATCGACTTCATCG CTCAAGCATCTGGCCTTCCCTTTCTTAATCCGTACTTGGAAAAAGATGCAGACTTCAAACACGGAGTGAACTTCGCTGTTGCCGGTGCCGCCGCCTTAACAACAGAGGATTTAGCAAAACTGAACGTCATTGACCTGCTTACCAACAGTTCACTCGAAGTGCAGCTCGATTGGATGTCTAAACATTGCATCATAGAGAGAG ATTGCGCGGAGAAGCAAAACACCTCGCTTTTTCTGCTCGGAGAGATCGGAGGAAACGATTATAACTTTGCATTTCTTGAAGGACAAACTATACAGGATGCACAAAATTTGGTACCTGAAGTTGTTGCGGCCATAATCAGTGGTGTTAGG CGGGTGATCGTTAGCTACGGAGCTGTTAAGGTGGTAGTCCCGGGCATTTTTCCAAATGGTTGTTTCCCCCTCTATCTAACATTATTCCAAACAAATGACTCAAGTGCATACGATAAGCATCGGTGCTTGAAAGATATCAACGCCTTCGCATACTACCACAACGAAAAGTTACAAGAAGCCATCCAAGAGTTGAAAAAAGAGTATCCTGATGTAGTCATTGTTTACGGTGATTACTACCGTGCCTTCTTGTGGCTTTTCGATCATGCTGTAGAACTTg gATTTGACGGTGAGACTACGCAGAAGGCTTGTTGTGGGATTGGTGGGGATTACAACTTCACTCTGACCAACATGTGTAGTTCGGAGGTTCCGGTTTGCCCAGATCCTAAACGATTCATAAGTTGGGATGGAATTCATTTAACCGAAGCAGCATATAAGAGGATGGCTGAATGGCTCATTGACGACGTGGTGCCCAAGCTCCAGTGCTGTAACTAA
- the LOC131333483 gene encoding acetylajmalan esterase-like, whose amino-acid sequence MASSNLVSSPVLLALAAFCLLFLQPHPSNANSLTTCHFDKIYQFGDSASDTGNLIREKPIGAATAFARLPYGETFFKHATGRTSNGRLMIDFIASASGLPFLNPYLKKDANFRNGVNFAVAGSTALPVDFLTKENIIVEITNSSLHVQLDWMSKHFTKGDCLEKPNNTLFIIGEIGGNDYNYALASGKTLQEVNAMVPEVVNSVVIGVKRVISVGATRVVVPGFFPIGCFPLYLTAFQTNDSTAYDKDKCLKELNSFSKYHNGKLQEAIQELEREYPHVVIVYGDCYHAFEWLYNHAVHLGFDGASTQKACCGIGGDYNFNITMVCSAETPVCPNPNQFISWDGIHMIEAANKRMAEWFIDDMLPKLHCYN is encoded by the exons ATGGCCTCCTCAAACCTTGTTTCCTCTCCAGTTCTGCTCGCACTCGCCGCCTtctgtcttctttttcttcaaccCCATCCGAGCAATGCCAATTCACTCACTACTTGTCACTTCGATAAAATTTATCAGTTTGGCGACTCGGCTTCAGACACTGGGAATCTAATTCGGGAAAAGCCAATCGGTGCTGCCACAGCTTTTGCTAGGCTTCCCTACGGTGAAACTTTTTTCAAGCATGCGACCGGTCGAACCTCGAACGGCCGGCTCATGATCGACTTCATTG CTAGTGCATCCGGCCTTCCCTTTCTTAATCCATACCTGAAGAAAGATGCAAACTTCAGAAATGGAGTAAACTTTGCTGTTGCCGGCTCCACTGCCCTACCAGTAGACTTTCTCACCAAAGAGAATATCATAGTCGAGATTACTAACAGCTCACTCCATGTGCAACTTGATTGGATGTCCAAACATTTCACAAAGGGAG ATTGCTTGGAGAAGCCGAACAACACTCTTTTCATCATTGGAGAGATTGGAGGTAATGATTACAACTATGCATTGGCAAGTGGAAAAACATTACAGGAGGTAAACGCCATGGTACCGGAAGTCGTCAATTCCGTCGTCATAGGTGTTAAA CGTGTCATTAGCGTTGGAGCTACTAGGGTGGTAGTCCCGGGCTTTTTTCCTATTGGTTGTTTCCCACTTTATCTAACAGCATTTCAAACCAATGACTCAACTGCCTATGACAAGGATAAATGCTTGAAAGAACTGAACAGCTTCTCAAAATACCACAATGGAAAGTTACAAGAAGCCATTCAAGAATTGGAAAGAGAGTATCCTCATGTAGTTATTGTTTATGGAGATTGCTACCATGCCTTTGAATGGCTTTACAATCATGCCGTACATCTAG GATTTGACGGTGCATCTACACAGAAGGCTTGTTGTGGGATTGGTGGGGATTACAATTTCAATATTACCATGGTGTGTAGTGCAGAGACTCCAGTCTGTCCGAATCCTAATCAATTCATAAGTTGGGATGGAATTCACATGATAGAAGCTGCAAATAAGAGGATGGCTGAATGGTTCATTGATGACATGTTGCCCAAGCTCCACTGCTATAACTAA